The DNA window ATATGCTCGCGATTTTTGGGGCGCTGGGGTTGGCGTTGGGCTTTGCGTTTAAAGACTACGCCAACAGCCTGATTGCTGGAATCGTCACGTTATACGAAATGCCTTACCGGCCGGGGGACTGGATTGAGATCAATGGTCAGTATGGCGAAGTGCGCGCAATCGGTACGCGAGCAGCAGAAATTGTCACGCTGGATGATACGGTTGTTGTGATTCCCCATGGTTTGCTGTGGAACAACCTGCTGGCAAACGGTAACGATGGAAGTGACAACCTGATGTGCGTTGCAGAACTGTATCTTGAACCCAATCATGATGTTGTGCGTATGCGCGAATTGTTTCGCGATGTAATTTATACCTGTCCTCTCACCAAAACCTATCAGCCGGTTGTCGTTGCTGTGTTGGCAACGGATATGGGGATGAAGTATCGCTTGAAAGCTTACCCGTTAACGCCGGGTGACCAAACCCGATTTATCGCGGACCTGACCGCTCGTGCAGCCGACGTTTGTGCGGCCGAAGATGTCAAAATGATCTCTCGACCATTGCTGTGGCAGTGACATAAAAAAGCCCCGCGAAAGCGGGGCAACGGATGAACGCTGGGCAGTGGGGTTACATCAGCGCATCAACGCGTGTGCGGATTTTAGGCTCGCTGCTGTAAGCGGTCGCGATGGCGTTGTAAGTGGAGATCTCGATACCTGCGTCCTGAATGGCAGAAACCATTTTGTCGTTTGCTTTCATTTGAAGCTCTTGAGCTTTCTGCTGGGAATCCGCGGCTTCAATCTTCTCAATGTACTCTTCCCGAACTTCCATCACCTGGTCTTGAGCTTCGATGAACTCTTTCAGTTGAGCATCGCTGAAATTGGTGCTTTGGGTGCCGGCAGCAGCTGGATCAGAATAGCCTGGGCTTTGCGTCTGTGGATTGGCTGGATTTTGCTGCCCTTCTTGCTGCGCCATGGTTGGCGTGGCGGCCAGTAGTGCCAGAGATGCCGTTACGGAAACAAGTAGCTTATTCATAAATGAGGCTCCTTTCGCTTCATTGTGCTGGGACGACATGTTGCAACGTCCCGTTTCTGTGGATGTCACGCTAGTATTTGCAGGCATCATGCCAATCTGTTTTTTCTTTTAACTCGTTTAAAATCAACGGGTTGGGCATTCTAATGGTTAATCGTTGGTAATGAAGGTTGTGGCAAAATGCCTCATGTGTCAGAAATGCTGTGACACATAGGTACAGGAGCCCGTTATGTTTCCTTTTAGCCGGCGCCTTCGGAATATGTTCCGGTCGCTTCAGCTGACCCTGGTTCTGAGCATTGTGGTGCCGCTGGTTTTATTCAGCGGTATCGCCATTTACATCGGCATGGGGGCGGTCGAAAAAGCGCTGAATGATCGCTTACGAGAAGACCTGGAGCTGGTTGCGCAAGCCGTAAGCGGGCCGGTTTCCAACGCTTTGGCGCAAGGTAATGAACTGGTGCTGGGAGAGTCGCTGAAGTCCATTTTTCAGATTGGCCGCATATCCGGTGCGTCGGTGTTCGATGAAAACAGCGATCGGGTCGCTAGTTTAGGTGTCGCTGATACCGACGTGTCCAACAG is part of the Marinobacter sp. JH2 genome and encodes:
- a CDS encoding mechanosensitive ion channel domain-containing protein; the protein is MEELGLKDALSTITSGAIVEAIVVVVLASLLIIAVQKLLPMLAHKLTGKPRLYLLAMVPLLRLVIIVLTIVMVVPILVEPSFENMLAIFGALGLALGFAFKDYANSLIAGIVTLYEMPYRPGDWIEINGQYGEVRAIGTRAAEIVTLDDTVVVIPHGLLWNNLLANGNDGSDNLMCVAELYLEPNHDVVRMRELFRDVIYTCPLTKTYQPVVVAVLATDMGMKYRLKAYPLTPGDQTRFIADLTARAADVCAAEDVKMISRPLLWQ
- a CDS encoding DUF4168 domain-containing protein; translation: MNKLLVSVTASLALLAATPTMAQQEGQQNPANPQTQSPGYSDPAAAGTQSTNFSDAQLKEFIEAQDQVMEVREEYIEKIEAADSQQKAQELQMKANDKMVSAIQDAGIEISTYNAIATAYSSEPKIRTRVDALM